The genome window ACCTGCGTCAAGCTCGTGTCTGGTGATTTCTTTCTCAAATTCTTTGCGGAAGTCACCATAGAAATGCACAAAGACGCAGTAAGTCTAACTCGGGTTTGTAATATCTTGTCGGCATCATATAATGATTTTATTGAGGTTATATATGAATTTTAGTTCTCGTCCGGCCTGCAACCCGAACTCCACTACTCGAATCGATCTAAATTTGGCATCAAAAAACAAGGGATCTATCAGGTGCCCGGTTCGGTAATTCTCAGGCAGCTAACAAATACTCGTGAAAAAAAATCCTACTAAAACTTGCGTCAGACCTTTAAGTGGATATTCCGAAGCCATTGACCACCTTATTCCGAAAACTAAAAACAGGCATTTTCGGTACACTTTGAGCCCCTCAACTTTCTGATTGTCGATTGCGATTTTTCTTCTTATCAACACAACTCGGTGCCCTAAAGTGAACGGAATAGCCTGGTCAAGCCTGCTGTAATATCCACAATAAATTACAAATGTTTTAATTATTTTAAGAATACGACATTTTGGGTAAACTATTATAGGTTAGTTTATTACCGATCCCTTACCAGCCTGATTGTAAACTTGTTATTCGGAAGGCTTTGCAGTTTCTTTCAATATTAACACCAGAATTTCTAAATGCAGTGTTACTTATTTGCTACTTTTTGAATATAACTAATTGTTAATAAGTTGAATATTCTATTCTGGCCATATTGGACTAAATAAATATCTGTTGAAGAAAAATAAATGAATACCGCTTTAGCTTTCATTAAATTTCTACTGAAAGCAAAATAACAAGTATAAAACGGTAATTATTAATATAAAATTAAAAACAGGCAACTATGGGTAGTTACCGCTATTGCGAGGTTTTGACAATATATGACCGGTATAAAACAACGGTTTGATGTTTAATATGTTAATAAATGTTAAAACGTATAGGAATAGACTTGTTTCTGTGTGAATTTCATCCTGTCTTCAGATTTCAACTGTAACATTGATGCTACAAAGGTTAGAGGAAAATCAAAATTTCTAATTGTACAGGTAATGCCGGCAAATCAAATTTTTAAAAGAAGCTGCAAATTGATGGGTAACCGCTTTGAACTAAGTGTAGTTGCCCAAAATGAAACGTGGGCAAATGAAAAGATTGATGCCGGGATTAATGAAACTAAAAGGATAGAGCGCCTGCTGACTACCTTTAGTGATGATAGTGAAACCAATCAGGTTAACAGCAACGCCGGCATAAAACCTGTGGCTGTAAGCCAGGAAACCTTTGACCTGGTTGCACGCTCTGTAATGATCTCGAAAGTTACCAGTGGGGCTTTTGATATTAGTTATGGCTCCCTTGATAAAAAACTGTGGAACTTTGATCAGCAGATGACCGCCTTGCCCGACGAGGTTACTGCAAAAAAGCTGGTAAGACTGATAAACTACCGCAACATTGTTCTGGATAAGGAAAACTGCACCATTTATTTACGGGAGAAGGGCATGCGAATTGGATTTGGCGGAATTGGTAAGGGATACGCTGCCGAAAGGGCTAAACTGATTATGAAAAATGAGGGGGTTACAAGCGGTGTGGTTAATGCATCCGGCGACCTTACAGCCTGGGGGCTTCAACCGGACGGCAAAAAATGGACCATCGGCATCGCAAATCCTGATGCTTCCAACCAGATTTTCTCCTACCTCGCTATTTCTGACCTTGCTGTGGCCACCTCAGGAAACTACGAAAAGTTTGCGGTTATTGACGGTAAAAAGTACTCGCATACCATAAACCCCCGCACCGGGATGCCCGTTACCGGCATTAAAAGTGTAACCATAATTACAACTAACGCTGAAATTGCTGACGCAATGGCAACGCCGGTAACTATTATGGGTGTGTATGCAGGCCTGGACCTGATTAATCAAATGGCTGATATTGAAGCCGTAATTATTGATGACGATGATAAATTATATACTTCAAAAAATATAAATCTTAATTAAAACCCCTATAAAATAATGGCTAACAGGCTGATTAAACTAACGGGATGCCTGCTATTTGCGGCATCCCTTACCTCATGTGTTCAACTAAAAGAATATCAAAAAAACAGGATCAACGATTCTGAAATGGCATTAAGTAACCGAAAGGTTGAGAAGAACGAACTGAACTTCCAATCGTACCGGGAAAGTGCATCGGGCGCAAATGCGGGTAAAACCGGCGGCGGCTGCGGCTGTAATTAATCACCATTCAGACTCCTTAGCTTAATGAAAAAAATATATTTATCCATGTTGGGGTTTTCCCTGATATGCCGCATGCATGCGTATGCCCAAACACAAACTGCAAAAGATACCGTTTTCCATAAGCTTAAACCGGGGTTTAGTTTAGCTGCCCCGACTGAGCCTGACACCAGTGATTACCGGCCGCGCCGCTTAAGGGTGGATGAGATAAACCTGGTATCGAGTTACTATAAGCAAAATGGTGATCACTCTGCTGTAACCGGGGGAATCGGCACCGAAAAAGTAACGGATTTTTCTAATGGGTTAGATCTTAAGCTTGTTTGGTTAAACGGAGCGCTTCATAAAAACACACTATCAGTTGGCCTTGGCATTGATCACCATACCTCTGCCTCGGCCGCCTATGTTTCAACAACCGGTGCATCAAACGCTGGCGGCAGCAGGATTTACCCTTCACTTGACTGGACCATCGAAAATGAAAAAAAAGGGACCAGCTTTGGTATCGGATCGTATTATTCAGGCGAGTACAACTATAAATCATTAGGTGCCGATCTGCATTTCTCAGCTAAAACCCATAATAAAATGGGGGAATTTGGCGTAAAGCTGCAAGGATACTTTGATCATGTTACACTAATCTATCCATCAGAGTTTGTTCCCAAAACTACAGTTTCAAGTGGTGGGACAACTTACGTCACCACAGCCAGCGGTAACTCGGTATTAAGCTCAGGCGACGATTATTCAAAGCCTAAAATTCCTACAAGCCCCAGAAATACGTTCACTGCTTCTTTTTCATACTCACAAATTGTAACATCAAGGCTACAGGTTATGTTTCTTGCCGATGTGGTTACACAGCAGGGTTTTTTGAGTTTGCCGTTTCACAGGGTGTATTTTTCAAACGGTAAAGATACCATTGAGCGGTTGCCGTCTTCCAGATTTAAGCTGCCATTAGGTTTCAGGGCCAATTATTTTCTGGGTGATAATATTATCCTGCGTTCTTATTACCGATACTACACTGATAGCTGGGGAAGTAAGTCAAACACAGCAAACCTTGAGGTTGCTTATAAAGTTTCGCCATTCTTTTCCATATCTCCTTTTTACAGGTATTATACCCAAACAGCGGCAAAGTATTTTGCGCCTTATGAGGGGAATAATGCCACACAAACTTATTTTACCAGTAATTATGAATATGCAAAATTTAATAGCCAGTTTTACGGTGTAGGCTTCCGTATTGCACCCCCAAAAGGAGTGTTAGGCTGGCAGAGCTTACATGAGGTAGAGATAAGATACGGGCATTATAAACAAAATGTGGGTTTGGTTTCGGATGTTGTTTCCGTGAATTTGGGGTTCAAGTAATCCCAGTAACTAAGATTCGATAATTAGCACAAAAAAGAGTAGGATGAAAAGAGGATTGTTAATTGCCGGGATGTTGTTTTTTTATTGCGCAGTGGCTTTGGCACAGAATTCAGAGGGTGATAAAATTACCGGGAGATGGATCTCGGAAAAGAAGAACCTGGTGGTAGAGGTATATAAATATGGCCGGGAGTACAAGGGTAGGATAGTTTGGTTCAGCGATTTGGACAGGCCAAACTATCCCGAAAAAATGTTTACTGATTATAAAAACCCCGACACAACTTTAAGAAAGAGAAAGTTGATAGGGATGGACGTTTTAAGGGATCTTGTTTACAATAAAAATACCGGTTGCTGGGAAGATGGCCTCGTTTATGATTGCAGGAGCGGGAAAGAATGGAATTCATGTTTGCGCCTTTCAAAAGACGGGATTTTATATCTTACGGGGTACTGGCATCTCAAATTCATAGGAAAAACGGCAACCTTTCAGCGGGCAAATTTAAACCAGGCACTTACCAGCCTGTCTAAATAGTGCCTGGTTTATTTGCAGCGTTTAAAAACCATAAATCCAAGGCTGGTAATTCATTTAACACAAAATTAATTGTTCAACTACAAAACAATCAATTATTAAGGTAATTTTGCGCCTTTACCAAAGCGGGTGTTTGTTAAAATGAGGTTTATTGTTTTTTGCTTTCTTTTAGTTTCTGTTTGTTGCCTGGACGCGATTGCCCAGACTGATTCAGTGCCTGCAAAAAAAGATAGTAATTTAAAAGTAGCTCATCAACACCTGGCGTATCTCCCATTGGCTGATACGGCCGCTATAGCCAAAGAAAAGCGCGAACAGTTTGTAGCCGATTCATTGGCGATGATCTGGTTAAAGCCTGACTCGTTGCGGGAAAATCAGTTTTTAAAATCAATGGATAAAAATCCGTTTGCCGATTTTAATTCCTTTCTAAATGTCCCTTTAAAGTCTGACAGGCAGTTGCGCACCGGGGATGTTCGCCCTTACCGCAGTGCATGGCTTATTGCAACCATAATGGCATTGTTGCTCTACACCGCTTTGCTCAATCTTTTTTTAGGCCAGGACCTTAAAATGGTATTTCGGTCATTCTATAGCAAACAAACACAGTTGGATAAGGAGGGAGGGATGATTAACTTTTGGGCTTTTGTAGGCCTGTTTTTATTGTTTAGCCTGTCATCCGGCCTGGTTTTATACCAGCTGGCTGTTTTTAATGGCTTCTATTATTCAATTACGGGTTTCCAGCTGTTTATTGCCCTGTCTGTAATTATAGCTGTCATGTTTGCGCTTAAATTTTTGATCTTGAAATTTATCGGTTTTGTTTTTGAAGCTAACAAAGTGGTGAGTGAATATATCGCAATTTTAAACCTTACTTATTTTAGTATTGCTTTTGTTTTGCTATCGGTGGCAATTTGCTTCAGCTTAATTGCAAACAGGTACATACACCTGTTGTTAAATTTTACACTGGTATCAATAGCTATAATATTTGCCTGGCAGTACCTTCGGAATAGTGTAAATATCATTTCTAACATTCGATTTCATAAATTTTATTTATTTATCTATCTTTGTGCCCTCGAAATTTGCCCGATTTTGATATTAATAAAGGCACTGAATATATAATTTTTGCAGTTATACTAATTGAATTTGGAAGAGAGAAAGAAAAAGGTAAAAAGCATTTTAGTTACTTTGCCTAAGCCAGAAAACGATAAAAACCCGTACGCGGAGCTTGCTAAAAAGCTTAACCTGAAAATTGATTTCCGATCATTTATTCACGTAGAGGGGGTGCCGGCAAAAGATTTTCGTAAAGAAAAAATTAACCTGGCAGATTTTACCGCAGTAATTTTCACGAGTCGTAACTCGGCAGATCACTTCTTCCGTATTTGTGAGGAGATGCGTTTTGATGTGCCCGTTGAGATGAAATATTTCTGCTTGTCGGAAACTATTGCTTTATATCTTCAAAAATATATTCAGTACCGCAAGAGAAAGATCTTTTTTGGCAAGCAAACGGCTTCAGATCTGGCAGAGGTGTTGAAAAAACACTCAGGCGAGAAGTTTCTTTACCCATGTTCAGATGTGGCGGCAGAAGAGACTCAAAAGTTTTTGCTTGAGAATGGCTATAATTTTACGCCAGCCGTGCTGTTCCGTACTGTCTGCAGCGATCTTTCGGATCTGGCAGAAGTGTTTTATGATGTGATAGCTTTTTTTAGTCCATCCAGCATCCAATCGCTCTATAAAAACTTCCCTGATTTTAAGCAAAACAACACCCGGATAGCTGCCTTTGGCGCTACCACACATAAGGCTGTGTTGGAGGCAGGTCTTATTATGGATATCCCGGCTCCTACGCCAGGTGCTCCTTCCATGACCATGGCCATTGAACAATATGTTAAACAAGTTAATAAATAACTGGTAAAATTGATCTGTGATAAAAACGCTCCTAAAGTTGGGGCGTTTTTTGTTTATTAGCTTGATTATTGGAAAATACCGGCCAAATTTATTAAGCGTGCAAAAAAATTGAATGTTTACAATGTCGGGTAATTGATTATTGATCCGGTAAATTTGAGTGTATAGCTTACACTTAATCAGTTACTTAGTTAAAATGTTTTATTATTTGTTTAACTTGGCGCAATAAATTAAAACTTGCTGCAACTATTTTCTTGAAATTCACGTAAAAATGTAAACTAATTAGCATAATTGCATTTAACTAATTAATTATAATAATGCTTTTGTTAGCTGTTAGTTTATGCTATTTGAACTATAAATAGAATAGGTTTGACTGATAAAAAATGTTTTTTGCAATATAATCCGTCAAAATTAATATATTCGGGGGTTACATTGTGTTATATTTATATAGCTAACATTGAAATTTTAAGATGAAACAATTATACTTTTTACTAGGGATTCTGGCAGTTGGGGTTTTAAGCGGCTGCGGCAAAGGGGGTGACAGGGGCGAGTTGACGGGGGTTCCTCAACGCTCTTTCCGTGCAGAGGTTCCCTACGGCATGGTTTACATTCCGGGTGGTTCGTTCCTGATGGGGCAAACAGATCAGGATGTTACTTTTTCTCAAATCGCTCAAACCAAACAGGTTACACTGGCTCCATTCTTTATGGATCAAACCGAAATTTCAAACAGTCAATATCACCAGTTTGTTAACTGGGTACGTGACTCGATAGCTATCACCAATTATATTAACGACGATAAATACTATCTTAAGCCGGGTAAAGGTGCTTCTGTAAACCCAAGCGGTAAAAAATATATTAACTGGGACTATGTGAAAAAATACCCGGTTATGAGCAATAAAAAGGGTAAGGCAAGCGCAGCCAACGCTGCCAAGCTTCAGGGTATGTACTACCAGGGTGATGACCGGGTTTTTGACCGGGACGAGTTAGATGTGCGCTTGCTTAAATATAATTATGCTTTGATGGTTTTGCGTAATGCTGCAGAATATCATCACGATAAATCAAAAAAACGTTCAGATTTCATCTTGCGTGACACCGTGCCGGTTTACCCTGACACGCTTGTTTGGCTAAGCGATTTTTCCTATGCTGCCAACGAGCCAATGACCGAAGCGTATTTTTCGCATCCTGCATTCCGTAATTACCCGGTGGTAGGTGTTACCTGGCGCCAGGCACGTGCATTTACAGTATGGCGCACACGCTACAACGAAGCGTATAAAGATTCAAGAAAACTTGCTCACCGTGCCCGTTATGAACTTCCTAATGAAGCGCAGTTTGAATACGCATCACGCGGCGGAAGAATAGGCACAGATTATCCTTGGGGCGGCCCCTATGCCAAAAATGCAAAAGGTTGTTTGCTGGCTAACTTCAAGCCGGGCAGGGGTAATTATACAGATGATGGCGGAGCTTACACCGTAAATGTTAAATCGTACTTTCCCAATGATTATGGACTGTATAACATGGCCGGCAACGTAGCGGAGTGGACCATGTCAGCCTTTGACGAATCTGCATCAACATTCGTACATGATTTAGCACCAACATTTAATTATGAAGCTAAGGCCAGCGATCCTGAAGTACTGAAACGCAAAGTTGTTCGGGGTGGGTCATGGAAAGACATCGGTTATTTTCTTCAAAACTCAACACGCACTTATGAATACCAGGACACCGCAAAATCATACATCGGTTTCCGCTGCGTAACCTCTTACCTTGGTCGTGACATCAGGGACAAACGATAATACACACAAAAACCAAATAAAAAATAACATTTAATCTTTTTCAAATTACTATGGCTGGGAAGAAACAACCTTACGGAATTAATAATATCGTATCATGGGGCGCAACAGTGGTTATTGTGGGCCTGATGTTTAAAATATTGCACTGGCCCGGGGCTACCTGGTTTATTGCAGGAGGATTATCGGCTGAGGCCATTTTATTCTTCCTTTTAGGATTCCAAAGAGAAGAGAAGGAAATTGACTGGAGGCGTGCCTATCCGGAACTTGACGAGGATTATGATGGCGAATTGCCAAAAGCCGCCGTTAAAAAGGCCATACCACAGGGGGACAGCTTTTCAAACACTGCTGCTTTAGATGCGATGTTAAGCGAAGCAAAAATTGGCCCTGAGTTGATCAACAGCCTTGCAAGCGGCTTAAGAACATTTGGCGATAAGGTAAACTCTATATCACGAGTTACTGACGCTGGTGATGCAACTATTGCTTTCACCAATAAAATTAAGCAGGCCACCTCAAGTTATGATAATTTAAGTGCTTCGTTTGAAAAAGCCTCTGCAAATTTGGCTGAGATGGCGAACTCAAATGTTGATTCAAAATCATACCATGAGCAGATCAACAAAATGGCTAAAAATTTAACCGCCTTAAATGCTGTTTACGAGTTGGAATTACAGGACTCAAGCAATCATTTAAAATCGATGAATAAGTTTTACCAGGAGATGTCTTCAACTATCCAGGATTTTAATGCATCGGCAAGCGATTCGAAACAGTTTAAGGATGAGGTTAATAAATTAGCTAAAAACCTGTCAACATTAAATTCAATATACGGCAATATGCTTTCAGCAATGAATCAGCCACGTGTTAATTAAGGGTACTATTTTTATTTAATTAAAACATAACATTTACGACAAATGGCTGGAGGTAAGCAAACCCCAAGACAACGAATGATGGGAATACTTTACCTGGTACTTTTGGGCCTTGTGGCTCTTAGTGTACCGGATAGTTTATTGGACGCATTCAAAAATATAAAGAATAGCTTAGATACGTCGACATCAAACGTAGACAAAGGAATCAACGATACATATAACGCTTTTCAAAGTAAGCTTAAGGAACAGCATGACCGCGCTCAGCCTATATATGACCGGGCGAAAAAGGCGTCAGCATTGTCAAAAAGCTTAAATGATTATATACAAGCGTTAAGAGATGAATTAACTACAGCAGGCGGTGGTATAAATACTACTACGAATGATGTTGATGCACGGGATAACCTGGATGTTTCACCACATACCATGATAGCCGGAAAAAAAGGCGAAGAATTGCGTCAAAAAATTAATGAAACACGTGCGGGCTTACTTGCTTTACTAAAAGATGAGAAAGAAAGAGCCGGTGTGAATTTTTCTCTTGCCGCTGAAGATCCTCCTGCAACCGCAGGACAAGGGCCCGCAAAGACCTGGGAAGACGCTTACTTTGGGGAAGGAATTCCCTTAGGCGCGGCCATGACAACGCTTGCGAAAATACAAACCGACAATAAAAACGCAGAAAACGAAGTAGTTAAGAAGATTTTAGGTGAAGTCGATCAGGCCCAGGTAAATCTTGATCAGTTTGCCGCCGTAGCTGTAGCGCCAACAAGCTATGTGCTGGTAGGGCAGCCTTACACTGCCGAAGTATTTCTTACCGCTTATGATTCGAAACTATCTCCAAGCATTACAGTTGGTGGATCTTCATTACCAACTGAATCAGGTAAAGGTAAATACATTGGCAGCACAAGCAGTGAGGGCCAGCATACCTGGACGGCGACCATCAACGTGAAGCAAACTGACGGAACCGTTAAAACATACACAACACCGGCACAAACTTACATGGTAGCCCGCCCTTCGGCGGTGGTATCGCCTGATAAGATGAATGTATTGTAT of Mucilaginibacter xinganensis contains these proteins:
- a CDS encoding FAD:protein FMN transferase, which produces MGNRFELSVVAQNETWANEKIDAGINETKRIERLLTTFSDDSETNQVNSNAGIKPVAVSQETFDLVARSVMISKVTSGAFDISYGSLDKKLWNFDQQMTALPDEVTAKKLVRLINYRNIVLDKENCTIYLREKGMRIGFGGIGKGYAAERAKLIMKNEGVTSGVVNASGDLTAWGLQPDGKKWTIGIANPDASNQIFSYLAISDLAVATSGNYEKFAVIDGKKYSHTINPRTGMPVTGIKSVTIITTNAEIADAMATPVTIMGVYAGLDLINQMADIEAVIIDDDDKLYTSKNINLN
- a CDS encoding DUF4266 domain-containing protein produces the protein MANRLIKLTGCLLFAASLTSCVQLKEYQKNRINDSEMALSNRKVEKNELNFQSYRESASGANAGKTGGGCGCN
- a CDS encoding DUF3570 domain-containing protein; this translates as MKKIYLSMLGFSLICRMHAYAQTQTAKDTVFHKLKPGFSLAAPTEPDTSDYRPRRLRVDEINLVSSYYKQNGDHSAVTGGIGTEKVTDFSNGLDLKLVWLNGALHKNTLSVGLGIDHHTSASAAYVSTTGASNAGGSRIYPSLDWTIENEKKGTSFGIGSYYSGEYNYKSLGADLHFSAKTHNKMGEFGVKLQGYFDHVTLIYPSEFVPKTTVSSGGTTYVTTASGNSVLSSGDDYSKPKIPTSPRNTFTASFSYSQIVTSRLQVMFLADVVTQQGFLSLPFHRVYFSNGKDTIERLPSSRFKLPLGFRANYFLGDNIILRSYYRYYTDSWGSKSNTANLEVAYKVSPFFSISPFYRYYTQTAAKYFAPYEGNNATQTYFTSNYEYAKFNSQFYGVGFRIAPPKGVLGWQSLHEVEIRYGHYKQNVGLVSDVVSVNLGFK
- a CDS encoding DUF2147 domain-containing protein, with protein sequence MKRGLLIAGMLFFYCAVALAQNSEGDKITGRWISEKKNLVVEVYKYGREYKGRIVWFSDLDRPNYPEKMFTDYKNPDTTLRKRKLIGMDVLRDLVYNKNTGCWEDGLVYDCRSGKEWNSCLRLSKDGILYLTGYWHLKFIGKTATFQRANLNQALTSLSK
- a CDS encoding DUF4271 domain-containing protein, translated to MRFIVFCFLLVSVCCLDAIAQTDSVPAKKDSNLKVAHQHLAYLPLADTAAIAKEKREQFVADSLAMIWLKPDSLRENQFLKSMDKNPFADFNSFLNVPLKSDRQLRTGDVRPYRSAWLIATIMALLLYTALLNLFLGQDLKMVFRSFYSKQTQLDKEGGMINFWAFVGLFLLFSLSSGLVLYQLAVFNGFYYSITGFQLFIALSVIIAVMFALKFLILKFIGFVFEANKVVSEYIAILNLTYFSIAFVLLSVAICFSLIANRYIHLLLNFTLVSIAIIFAWQYLRNSVNIISNIRFHKFYLFIYLCALEICPILILIKALNI
- a CDS encoding uroporphyrinogen-III synthase; amino-acid sequence: MEERKKKVKSILVTLPKPENDKNPYAELAKKLNLKIDFRSFIHVEGVPAKDFRKEKINLADFTAVIFTSRNSADHFFRICEEMRFDVPVEMKYFCLSETIALYLQKYIQYRKRKIFFGKQTASDLAEVLKKHSGEKFLYPCSDVAAEETQKFLLENGYNFTPAVLFRTVCSDLSDLAEVFYDVIAFFSPSSIQSLYKNFPDFKQNNTRIAAFGATTHKAVLEAGLIMDIPAPTPGAPSMTMAIEQYVKQVNK
- the porK gene encoding T9SS ring complex lipoprotein PorK/GldK; translation: MKQLYFLLGILAVGVLSGCGKGGDRGELTGVPQRSFRAEVPYGMVYIPGGSFLMGQTDQDVTFSQIAQTKQVTLAPFFMDQTEISNSQYHQFVNWVRDSIAITNYINDDKYYLKPGKGASVNPSGKKYINWDYVKKYPVMSNKKGKASAANAAKLQGMYYQGDDRVFDRDELDVRLLKYNYALMVLRNAAEYHHDKSKKRSDFILRDTVPVYPDTLVWLSDFSYAANEPMTEAYFSHPAFRNYPVVGVTWRQARAFTVWRTRYNEAYKDSRKLAHRARYELPNEAQFEYASRGGRIGTDYPWGGPYAKNAKGCLLANFKPGRGNYTDDGGAYTVNVKSYFPNDYGLYNMAGNVAEWTMSAFDESASTFVHDLAPTFNYEAKASDPEVLKRKVVRGGSWKDIGYFLQNSTRTYEYQDTAKSYIGFRCVTSYLGRDIRDKR
- the porL gene encoding type IX secretion system motor protein PorL/GldL, which translates into the protein MAGKKQPYGINNIVSWGATVVIVGLMFKILHWPGATWFIAGGLSAEAILFFLLGFQREEKEIDWRRAYPELDEDYDGELPKAAVKKAIPQGDSFSNTAALDAMLSEAKIGPELINSLASGLRTFGDKVNSISRVTDAGDATIAFTNKIKQATSSYDNLSASFEKASANLAEMANSNVDSKSYHEQINKMAKNLTALNAVYELELQDSSNHLKSMNKFYQEMSSTIQDFNASASDSKQFKDEVNKLAKNLSTLNSIYGNMLSAMNQPRVN
- the porM gene encoding type IX secretion system motor protein PorM/GldM; the protein is MAGGKQTPRQRMMGILYLVLLGLVALSVPDSLLDAFKNIKNSLDTSTSNVDKGINDTYNAFQSKLKEQHDRAQPIYDRAKKASALSKSLNDYIQALRDELTTAGGGINTTTNDVDARDNLDVSPHTMIAGKKGEELRQKINETRAGLLALLKDEKERAGVNFSLAAEDPPATAGQGPAKTWEDAYFGEGIPLGAAMTTLAKIQTDNKNAENEVVKKILGEVDQAQVNLDQFAAVAVAPTSYVLVGQPYTAEVFLTAYDSKLSPSITVGGSSLPTESGKGKYIGSTSSEGQHTWTATINVKQTDGTVKTYTTPAQTYMVARPSAVVSPDKMNVLYIGVPNPVSVSAPGIPKEKLKVSISGGSLSGSNGHYVATVSSIGEATITVSGELAPGKSSVLGSSLFRVKRIPDPKPMFAGKSGGNTSAANIRAQDRLFAKLEGFDFDAKFNVTRFTLMIAKPRQDVVSYTANGGELSGAMRSAMNSVTPGTTVVFKEIIAVGPDGTQRGLDPIVLTAN